In the genome of Paenibacillus sp. FSL R5-0766, one region contains:
- the tilS gene encoding tRNA lysidine(34) synthetase TilS yields MEALRWNMLVKNVLDAAEEHQLWVPGDRIVVAVSGGPDSVAFLHIMHEISKRHVPLELICAHVHHGFRSESDDEAEKMMELAQQLGITFEWTKADVPSYMELTGQGPQEAARNKRYAFLHEVASKYNAASIALAHHADDQAETVMLHLLRGTGLSGLSGMKFKRREKNVELIRPCLRINKTDLVEACNTQGFMYFNDESNALRKYRRNAIRLDVLPFLGQYNGQLTPSLNRLAEIVGDEDDFMEQSAYDTYRCLVQVNGGRQTFEVPSFLKLHVALQRRLIKLILNYLPLDSDFVDFTRIETIRRKVMETHVTTWSLDIGQTLACTREYNLISFGIRTDVQDQSYEYRLAQWSGTYELSLTPINRYIRLMTVSPEDYHVPESADQAAFDADQLLMPLVVRSRLPGDTMKVMGLNGSKKVKNIFIDEKIPPSVRPRIPVVCDGAGHIIWLPGVRRSNVAPVREGTSAILYMTVGDSAIQG; encoded by the coding sequence ATGGAGGCTTTACGCTGGAACATGCTGGTGAAGAACGTGCTGGATGCAGCGGAAGAGCATCAGTTATGGGTTCCCGGGGATCGGATTGTCGTCGCAGTATCGGGCGGGCCGGACTCGGTAGCTTTTTTGCATATCATGCACGAGATCAGCAAGCGGCATGTGCCACTTGAATTGATCTGTGCCCACGTGCATCATGGCTTCCGGAGTGAATCTGATGATGAAGCCGAGAAAATGATGGAACTGGCACAGCAGCTTGGTATTACATTTGAATGGACCAAGGCCGATGTACCTTCATATATGGAGCTGACGGGTCAAGGACCACAGGAAGCAGCCCGCAACAAGCGATATGCCTTTTTGCACGAAGTGGCTTCCAAATATAATGCGGCAAGCATCGCTTTGGCACATCATGCCGATGATCAGGCGGAGACGGTCATGCTTCATTTGCTTCGTGGAACCGGCTTGTCGGGACTCTCAGGAATGAAGTTTAAAAGACGAGAAAAAAATGTGGAACTTATTCGTCCATGCCTTCGTATAAACAAGACAGACCTTGTAGAAGCTTGTAATACCCAGGGTTTTATGTATTTCAATGATGAGAGCAACGCCCTGCGTAAATATCGGCGTAATGCCATTCGCTTGGATGTGCTTCCTTTTTTGGGGCAGTATAATGGACAACTCACGCCGTCATTGAATCGGCTTGCCGAAATTGTGGGTGATGAAGACGATTTCATGGAGCAGAGTGCATATGACACATACAGGTGTCTAGTGCAGGTGAACGGCGGAAGGCAAACCTTTGAGGTGCCTTCCTTCTTGAAGTTACATGTCGCTTTACAACGAAGGTTGATTAAACTAATATTGAATTATCTGCCTTTGGACAGTGATTTTGTCGACTTTACCCGTATAGAAACCATTCGGCGCAAGGTCATGGAGACCCATGTGACGACCTGGAGCCTGGATATAGGACAGACACTCGCCTGCACTCGGGAGTATAATCTGATTTCTTTTGGCATACGGACGGACGTACAGGATCAATCTTACGAGTATCGTCTTGCGCAATGGAGTGGAACTTATGAGCTTTCACTCACCCCAATTAACCGGTATATTCGGTTGATGACGGTGAGTCCCGAGGACTATCATGTACCGGAATCGGCGGATCAAGCCGCGTTTGATGCGGATCAACTGCTTATGCCGCTGGTTGTGCGTTCACGGTTACCTGGAGATACCATGAAAGTGATGGGATTAAACGGAAGCAAAAAGGTGAAAAATATTTTCATCGATGAGAAAATCCCCCCATCTGTCCGTCCACGTATTCCTGTGGTATGTGATGGAGCAGGTCATATTATCTGGTTACCGGGTGTTCGACGGTCCAATGTGGCTCCTGTCAGGGAGGGCACTTCCGCAATCCTGTACATGACTGTAGGCGATTCAGCGATTCAGGGGTAG
- the hpt gene encoding hypoxanthine phosphoribosyltransferase: MQNDIQEVLISEEEIQSKVKELGATLSAEYANRNPLVICVLKGAFIFMADLVKNITVPVEMDFMAVSSYGASTKSSGVVKIIKDLDVSVEGREVLIVEDIIDSGLTLSYLIELLENRGAESVRVVTLFDKPSGRKVELEAHYTGFDIPDAFIVGYGLDFAEKYRNLPYIGILKPEVYSS; encoded by the coding sequence TTGCAGAACGACATTCAGGAAGTATTGATCAGTGAAGAAGAAATTCAGAGTAAAGTCAAGGAATTAGGCGCAACACTAAGTGCCGAATATGCAAATCGCAATCCTTTGGTCATTTGTGTGCTCAAGGGTGCGTTTATATTTATGGCTGATTTGGTTAAAAACATAACGGTACCTGTTGAAATGGATTTTATGGCAGTATCCAGTTACGGCGCTTCCACCAAGTCATCAGGTGTTGTCAAAATCATTAAGGATCTGGATGTATCCGTTGAAGGACGGGAAGTTCTGATTGTCGAAGATATTATCGACAGCGGACTTACACTCAGCTATCTGATTGAACTGCTAGAAAACCGCGGTGCCGAGTCGGTGCGTGTGGTTACGCTGTTCGACAAGCCTTCAGGCCGTAAAGTTGAGTTGGAAGCTCATTACACAGGCTTTGACATTCCTGACGCGTTCATCGTTGGTTACGGTTTGGATTTTGCGGAGAAGTACCGGAACCTGCCCTATATCGGGATTTTGAAGCCGGAAGTCTATAGTAGCTAA
- the ftsH gene encoding ATP-dependent zinc metalloprotease FtsH, whose protein sequence is MNRFIRNSGFYLILFLVVVGIVQFVSNGGEATDNPRYDQLRAAIKANNVSELTVQFNGQTYLVTGQYKKAPDGAKSENFSTYIPPTDEAISELVAASETNNFQYHQEPMKGDSIWLTLLTSFIPLIIMFLLFFFLFNQAQGGGGKVMNFGKSRARLYNEEKKRVTFEDVAGADEEKQELVEVVDFLKDPRKFAAVGARIPKGVLLVGPPGTGKTLLARAVAGEAGVPFFTISGSDFVEMFVGVGASRVRDLFENAKKNAPCIIFIDEIDAVGRQRGAGLGGGHDEREQTLNQLLVEMDGFGVNEGIIIIAATNRADILDPALLRPGRFDRQITVDRPDVRGREAVLKVHSRNKPLTKDVKMDIIAKRTTGFSGADLENLLNEAALLAARRNRKDISMKEVDEAIDRVIVGTEKKSRVISDREKRIVAYHEAGHTIVGYFLEHADMVHKVTIIPRGRAGGYVIMLPKEDRMLVTKQELLDKVTGLLGGRVAEELFIGEIGTGAYSDFQQATGIVRSMVMEYGMSEKLGPMQFGSSQGQVFLGRDIGHEQNYSDSIAYEIDQEMQRFINDCYEKCKDLLVKHSKEMHLIAQTLLEVETLEMDQIKQLIETGSLTPKAENDNDGEGTPTEGGEPIIDTIGDVRVRIQGKDETPEPPAGDIPNEAPNLEKGNNNNPDDGGTKPTS, encoded by the coding sequence ATGAATCGGTTCATCCGGAATTCTGGTTTTTATTTGATTCTTTTTTTAGTTGTGGTGGGGATAGTCCAGTTCGTCAGCAATGGCGGCGAAGCCACCGATAATCCTAGATATGATCAGTTGCGTGCAGCGATCAAAGCCAACAATGTCTCTGAATTGACGGTTCAATTCAACGGTCAAACGTATCTCGTGACCGGTCAATACAAGAAGGCACCTGATGGCGCCAAATCAGAAAATTTCTCAACGTATATTCCTCCTACGGATGAGGCAATTAGTGAGCTTGTAGCTGCAAGTGAAACTAACAATTTCCAATATCATCAGGAGCCAATGAAAGGTGACAGCATTTGGTTGACGTTGCTGACTTCCTTTATTCCTTTGATCATTATGTTCCTGCTGTTCTTCTTCCTGTTTAATCAGGCTCAAGGCGGCGGCGGTAAAGTAATGAACTTTGGTAAAAGCCGTGCTCGTCTCTACAACGAAGAGAAGAAGCGGGTTACATTTGAAGATGTTGCGGGTGCTGACGAAGAGAAACAGGAACTTGTTGAGGTTGTAGACTTCCTCAAGGACCCTCGTAAATTCGCAGCAGTAGGTGCGCGGATTCCTAAGGGCGTATTGCTCGTAGGGCCTCCAGGTACCGGTAAAACATTGCTCGCTCGTGCCGTAGCCGGTGAAGCGGGTGTACCATTCTTCACTATTTCAGGTTCCGACTTCGTGGAAATGTTTGTCGGTGTCGGTGCATCACGTGTACGTGATTTGTTTGAAAATGCGAAGAAAAATGCCCCATGTATCATCTTTATCGATGAGATTGATGCTGTAGGACGTCAGCGTGGTGCTGGTCTCGGTGGTGGTCACGATGAACGTGAACAGACACTCAACCAGTTGCTCGTTGAGATGGACGGATTCGGAGTTAACGAAGGTATTATCATCATAGCTGCAACGAACCGTGCAGATATTTTGGACCCTGCCTTGCTGCGTCCTGGACGTTTTGACCGTCAAATTACGGTTGACCGCCCTGATGTAAGAGGTCGTGAAGCTGTCCTGAAAGTACATTCCCGTAATAAACCACTGACCAAAGATGTGAAGATGGATATTATCGCGAAGCGTACAACAGGTTTCTCTGGTGCAGATCTGGAAAATCTCTTGAACGAAGCGGCATTGCTTGCAGCGCGTCGTAACCGTAAAGATATTTCCATGAAGGAAGTTGACGAAGCGATTGACCGTGTCATCGTTGGTACGGAGAAGAAAAGCCGTGTCATCAGTGATCGCGAGAAACGAATCGTTGCTTATCACGAAGCAGGTCATACCATTGTAGGTTACTTCCTCGAACATGCTGATATGGTACATAAAGTGACCATTATTCCGCGCGGACGTGCGGGTGGATATGTAATCATGTTGCCAAAAGAAGACCGTATGCTGGTTACCAAGCAGGAATTGCTGGATAAAGTAACCGGGCTTCTCGGGGGTCGTGTAGCTGAAGAATTGTTCATCGGAGAAATTGGTACTGGTGCATACAGTGACTTCCAGCAAGCGACAGGTATTGTTCGCAGCATGGTTATGGAATACGGTATGAGTGAGAAATTGGGACCTATGCAATTCGGAAGTTCACAAGGACAGGTATTCCTTGGTCGGGATATCGGTCATGAACAGAATTACTCGGATTCCATTGCTTACGAGATTGATCAGGAAATGCAACGCTTTATCAATGACTGTTATGAGAAGTGTAAGGACTTGCTTGTTAAACATTCAAAAGAGATGCACCTGATCGCTCAAACTTTGCTTGAGGTTGAGACATTGGAAATGGATCAGATCAAGCAATTGATCGAAACAGGTTCTTTGACTCCAAAAGCAGAGAATGACAATGATGGTGAAGGCACACCAACTGAAGGCGGAGAGCCAATCATCGATACCATCGGTGATGTGCGTGTTCGTATTCAAGGTAAAGATGAAACGCCTGAGCCACCAGCAGGAGATATTCCAAACGAAGCTCCGAATCTGGAAAAGGGTAATAACAATAACCCGGATGATGGCGGAACGAAGCCAACGTCTTAA